From the genome of Primulina eburnea isolate SZY01 chromosome 12, ASM2296580v1, whole genome shotgun sequence, one region includes:
- the LOC140807062 gene encoding uncharacterized protein: MAFSCFPDIFSWIESLPPILQWQSQSISLHLCPSNSIQPSLKLSLNNFKNSSLSLSIFADYNFPILLWTSKNITLKADFKILRITQDDDTIYTLLTNFIESILKYSPNKCPSFLKLPKTQNNHHLKEVFNFTFLTLTFIVCIYEAPNDLRSSCLESLKDQLACPKSRGVSRALMRMLGSNAEELWMRSMNLAITNWIAELRAAHVGFKTPSPLFSYSVSMLGLWKVQLYCPVIAMDVEKRSDPSPDERLLFSLNYHQLEGVIQLNYKVRIQEKWIEVMVNTDNIRCDVIKLLTDTLMAERGAGTSEKHFPSRIALQITPTTQSNVISISVSKSSDNPQREIGLEKAIEASFEPLNTNIGLNFSSAETTTLTLKPWKFEQSVWGNSGKLNWFLHDSADGREVFSSKPSKYAMIQPKSWFKNRYSSVYRPFTREGGVVFAGDEYGESMSWKVDKGCMGRSMEFEIKGWIWLTYWPNKHRSFYSETRRLEFREILELTLL; the protein is encoded by the exons aTGGCCTTTTCTTGCTTCCCGGACATATTTTCTTGGATTGAAAGCCTTCCCCCAATCCTTCAATGGCAATCCCAATCCATTTCCTTACATCTTTGTCCTTCAAATTCAATACAACCTTCTCTCAAATTATCACTCAACAACTTCAAAAACTCCTCACTATCCCTCTCCATATTTGCGGATTACAATTTTCCAATCTTGCTTTGGACCTCAAAGAACATAACCCTAAAAGCCGATTTCAAGATTTTGAGAATAACACAAGATGATGACACAATTTACACTCTTTTAACCAACTTCATCGAATCCATCCTCAAATATTCCCCTAACAAATGCCCTTCTTTCCTTAAACTCCCCAAAACACAAAACAACCACCACCTCAAAGAAGTCTTCAACTTCACATTTCTTACACTAACTTTCATCGTATGCATCTACGAAGCCCCTAACGACTTACGTTCATCATGCCTCGAGAGCCTCAAGGATCAACTAGCATGTCCCAAATCCAGAGGGGTGTCTAGGGCTTTGATGAGGATGTTGGGTTCGAACGCCGAGGAGCTATGGATGCGTTCGATGAATCTTGCTATTACGAACTGGATAGCTGAGCTTCGAGCCGCACATGTTGGATTCAAGACTCCTTCACCTTTGTTTTCTTACTCGGTTTCGATGCTAGGGCTTTGGAAAGTTCAGTTGTATTGTCCGGTAATCGCCATGGACGTCGAAAAACGCAGTGATCCCTCGCCCGATGAGCGTTTGTTGTTCTCTTTAAATTATCATCAACTTGAGGGGGTGATTCAGTTGAATTACAAGGTTCGGATTCAAGAGAAGTGGATCGAAGTCATGGTGAATACGGATAACATaag GTGCGATGTCATAAAGCTATTAACAGACACTTTAATGGCGGAACGCGGCGCCGGTACGTCGGAGAAGCACTTCCCCTCTCGAATCGCTTTGCAAATCACACCAACCACCCAATCCAACGTGATCAGCATCTCCGTGAGCAAATCCTCGGACAACCCGCAGCGCGAAATCGGCTTGGAGAAAGCCATCGAAGCCTCGTTCGAGCCCCTCAACACGAACATCGGCCTCAACTTCTCCTCCGCGGAGACCACCACGCTCACCTTAAAGCCGTGGAAGTTCGAGCAATCCGTGTGGGGGAACAGTGGGAAGCTGAACTGGTTCCTACACGACAGTGCGGACGGGAGAGAGGTTTTCTCGTCGAAGCCATCGAAGTACGCGATGATCCAGCCGAAGTCGTGGTTCAAGAACCGGTATTCGAGCGTCTACCGGCCGTTCACGAGGGAGGGAGGGGTGGTGTTCGCTGGGGATGAGTATGGGGAGAGTATGAGTTGGAAGGTGGACAAGGGGTGCATGGGGAGGAGCATGGAGTTTGAGATTAAGGGTTGGATTTGGTTGACATATTGGCCAAACAAGCATAGGAGTTTCTACTCGGAGACTAGGAGGTTGGAGTTTAGGGAAATTCTTGAACTCACTCTACTTTAG
- the LOC140807064 gene encoding uncharacterized protein isoform X1: protein MESAAVNHRSFYYSVSPSSHSKATFERPGIITVNNGVFSNLSRLTVSGGKIFSSTNSRRPILVSCVKTSEIALAAKSNGEPNGAVVPENQQPGLLEKKSHSRATFPNGFEDLLKEVCDETQIAELKVKFGAFEIHMKRNIGVPTAPPPVFTQETLPPIPSKPVDVPTSAPPPPPKSSAEKVSPFTNVSVEKAAKLAAIEAIKSDGYVIVSSPTVGSFRRARTLKGKKQPPACKEGDVIKEGQVIGFLDQFGTELPVKSDVAGEVLKVLFNDGEAVGYGDPLIAVLPSFPGIK from the exons ATGGAATCCGCCGCCGTTAATCACCGCTCTTTCTATT ATTCTGTCAGCCCGAGTTCACATTCAAAGGCCACATTCGAAAGACCTGGTATCATCACCGTGAATAATGGTGTCTTCTCAAACTTAAGTAGATTGACCGTGTCTGGTGGGAAGATATTTTCATCCACAAACAGCCGTAGACCAATACTCGTGTCTTGTGTGAAGACCTCTGAAATTGCTCTGGCAGCCAAATCTAATG GTGAACCCAATGGAGCTGTTGTACCAGAAAATCAACAGCCTGGCTTGCTAGAGAAGAAATCACACTCCAGAGCTACTTTTCCCAATGGTTTTGAG GACCTGCTCAAAGAAGTGTGTGATGAAACACAGATTGCTGAGCTTAAAGTTAAG TTTGGGGCCTTTGAAATCCACATGAAGCGTAACATTGGTGTGCCAACAGCCCCTCCCCCTGTTTTTACCCAAGAAACTTTGCCACCTATCCCCAGTAAACCAGTCGATGTGCCAACTAGTGCTCCTCCACCCCCACCTAAATCTTCTGCTGAAAAAGTGAGCCCCTTTACGAATGTCTCTGTCGAGAAGGCAGCCAAATTGGCGGCAATAGAGGCTATTAAATCTGATGGCTATGTTATAGTATCCTCACCCACG GTTGGTTCATTCAGAAGGGCTAGGACTTTGAAAGGAAAGAAGCAGCCACCTGCTTGTAAAGAG GGTGATGTGATCAAGGAGGGACAAGTGATAGGATTTTTGGATCAGTTTGGCACGGAACTTCCTGTCAAA TCGGATGTTGCTGGGGAAGTTTTGAAAGTTCTCTTCAATGATGGAG AAGCTGTCGGTTATGGAGATCCCCTCATCGCTGTCTTGCCATCATTTCCTGGTATCAAGTAA
- the LOC140807064 gene encoding uncharacterized protein isoform X2, whose amino-acid sequence MESAAVNHRSFYYSVSPSSHSKATFERPGIITVNNGVFSNLSRLTVSGGKIFSSTNSRRPILVSCVKTSEIALAAKSNENQQPGLLEKKSHSRATFPNGFEDLLKEVCDETQIAELKVKFGAFEIHMKRNIGVPTAPPPVFTQETLPPIPSKPVDVPTSAPPPPPKSSAEKVSPFTNVSVEKAAKLAAIEAIKSDGYVIVSSPTVGSFRRARTLKGKKQPPACKEGDVIKEGQVIGFLDQFGTELPVKSDVAGEVLKVLFNDGEAVGYGDPLIAVLPSFPGIK is encoded by the exons ATGGAATCCGCCGCCGTTAATCACCGCTCTTTCTATT ATTCTGTCAGCCCGAGTTCACATTCAAAGGCCACATTCGAAAGACCTGGTATCATCACCGTGAATAATGGTGTCTTCTCAAACTTAAGTAGATTGACCGTGTCTGGTGGGAAGATATTTTCATCCACAAACAGCCGTAGACCAATACTCGTGTCTTGTGTGAAGACCTCTGAAATTGCTCTGGCAGCCAAATCTAATG AAAATCAACAGCCTGGCTTGCTAGAGAAGAAATCACACTCCAGAGCTACTTTTCCCAATGGTTTTGAG GACCTGCTCAAAGAAGTGTGTGATGAAACACAGATTGCTGAGCTTAAAGTTAAG TTTGGGGCCTTTGAAATCCACATGAAGCGTAACATTGGTGTGCCAACAGCCCCTCCCCCTGTTTTTACCCAAGAAACTTTGCCACCTATCCCCAGTAAACCAGTCGATGTGCCAACTAGTGCTCCTCCACCCCCACCTAAATCTTCTGCTGAAAAAGTGAGCCCCTTTACGAATGTCTCTGTCGAGAAGGCAGCCAAATTGGCGGCAATAGAGGCTATTAAATCTGATGGCTATGTTATAGTATCCTCACCCACG GTTGGTTCATTCAGAAGGGCTAGGACTTTGAAAGGAAAGAAGCAGCCACCTGCTTGTAAAGAG GGTGATGTGATCAAGGAGGGACAAGTGATAGGATTTTTGGATCAGTTTGGCACGGAACTTCCTGTCAAA TCGGATGTTGCTGGGGAAGTTTTGAAAGTTCTCTTCAATGATGGAG AAGCTGTCGGTTATGGAGATCCCCTCATCGCTGTCTTGCCATCATTTCCTGGTATCAAGTAA
- the LOC140807065 gene encoding PRA1 family protein B3 — protein MASPPTLPISNPQSESQPPIATPAFRSFVHRLSSNIRRGFSQRRPWTELLDRSSFARPDSLTDAASRIRKNFSYFRINYISLLALSVAFSLLSHPFSLLVLLSLLAAWLFLYAFRPSDQPVVIAGRTFSDRETMGILVVATIVVVFLTSVGSLLISSLLVGLAVVCTHGAFRLPEDLFLDEQEPMNSGFLSFLGGAASSAAAAAAPTVAAHV, from the coding sequence ATGGCCTCTCCGCCGACGCTGCCAATCTCCAACCCCCAATCGGAATCTCAGCCGCCGATCGCCACCCCCGCCTTCCGGTCTTTCGTCCACCGTCTATCCTCCAACATACGCCGCGGATTCTCCCAGCGCCGCCCTTGGACGGAACTGCTAGATCGATCCTCCTTCGCCCGCCCGGACTCTCTTACAGATGCAGCATCCCGCATCCGAAAAAACTTCTCCTACTTCCGCATCAACTACATCTCCCTCCTCGCTCTATCCGTAGCATTTTCTCTCCTTTCCCACCCATTTTCCCTCCTCGTTCTGCTCTCACTCCTCGCCGCTTGGCTGTTTTTGTACGCTTTCCGCCCGTCGGATCAGCCGGTGGTGATCGCGGGGCGCACGTTCTCGGACCGCGAGACGATGGGAATTCTGGTGGTGGCTACCATTGTTGTGGTGTTCCTCACAAGCGTCGGATCGCTGCTCATATCCTCCTTGCTCGTTGGTCTCGCCGTGGTTTGCACGCACGGCGCTTTCCGGTTACCAGAGGATCTGTTTTTGGATGAGCAAGAGCCGATGAATTCTGGGTTTCTTTCGTTTCTAGGAGGCGCTGCTTCCTCCGCTGCGGCTGCCGCTGCGCCTACTGTTGCTGCGCACGTGTAG
- the LOC140806854 gene encoding probably inactive leucine-rich repeat receptor-like protein kinase IMK2, with protein MDVKNVVSGAIFKKATSLFPQNFLIFQLLFCVIVPVSSQSWDGVVVTQADYQALQALKHDLVDPKGFLRSWNDSGYGACSGGWEGIKCAQGQVIVIQLPWRGLGGRITEKIRQFQALRKLSLHDNVIGGSIPISLGFLPNLRGVQLFNNRLSGSIPSSLGLCPLLQTIDFGNNSLSGEIPSTIVNSTRLFRLNLSHNQLSGQIPVSITQSSSLMFLALQNNNLSGQIPDSWGNDGKNVSQLQSLALDHNSFSGGIPSSFGRLSLLQEISLSHNQLSGVLFQDIGNLSSLRTIDFSYNFINGSLPGSLSDLQKLLFLDLSNNGLVGGIPPTLGGISSLKELELSYNNLSGEIPSSLGDLPNLDSFNVSFNNLSGPVPVKLTQRFNSSAFAGNLELCGYSPTTPCPVSPSSEVPPPPKKRARKLGTKDIIIIAAGILLIILVITCCILLCCLIRKRKMVKEAKKGQAAGAAAAAKGEKGTPAGEVEASGETGGKLVHFDGPMVFSADDLLCATAEIMGKSTYGTVYKATMEDGIQVAVKRLREKITKGQREFETEVNALGKIRHPNLLSLRAYYLGPKGEKLLVFDYMPKGNLATYLHARAPETPVGWSNRMKIAKGMARGLIYLHDNVNIIHGNLTSSNVLLDEHANAKIADFGLSRLMSSTTNSSVIATAGALGYRAPELVKLKKATTKTDVYSLGVIMLELLTGKSPGEAMNGGDLPQWVASIVKEEWTNEVFDLELMRDASVIGDELLNTLKLALHCVDPSPSARPEASQIMQQLEEIRPETATSSGDDAGAVPSPSD; from the exons ATGGATGTCAAGAATGTCGTTTCCGGAG CCATTTTCAAGAAAGCTACTTCTCTCTTCCCCCAaaatttcttgatttttcaGCTGTTATTTTGTGTCATTGTGCCAGTTTCAAGCCAATCTTGGGATGGTGTGGTGGTCACACAAGCAGATTACCAAGCCCTTCAAGCCTTAAAACATGATTTAGTTGATCCAAAAGGGTTCTTAAGAAGCTGGAATGACTCTGGTTATGGAGCTTGTTCAGGTGGTTGGGAAGGGATTAAATGCGCACAGGGCCAGGTAATAGTAATCCAGCTTCCATGGAGAGGGTTGGGTGGTAGAATCACTGAAAAAATAAGGCAGTTTCAAGCTTTAAGGAAACTAAGTCTTCACGACAATGTTATTGGAGGCTCAATCCCAATTTCTTTAGGATTTTTGCCTAATCTCAGAGGTGTTCAGTTGTTCAACAACAGACTTTCTGGTTCGATCCCTTCTTCACTTGGTTTGTGTCCCCTTCTTCAAACAATTGACTTTGGTAATAATTCTTTGTCTGGGGAAATACCTTCTACAATTGTTAACTCTACTAGGTTGTTTAGGCTTAATCTTAGTCATAATCAGTTGTCTGGTCAAATCCCAGTTAGTATTACACAATCTTCTTCACTTATGTTCCTTGCTCTTCAAAACAACAATCTTTCCGGCCAAATTCCAGATTCTTGGGGGAATGATGGGAAAAATGTGTCTCAACTTCAATCTTTGGCACTTGATCACAATTCTTTCAGTGGTGGGATTCCTTCTTCTTTTGGCAGGTTGAGTTTGCTTCAAGAAATTTCACTTAGTCATAACCAACTGAGTGGAGTTTTATTTCAGGATATTGGCAACCTCTCTAGCCTTAGAACAATTGATTTTTCTTACAATTTCATCAACGGGAGCTTGCCTGGTAGTCTGTCTGATCTGCAGAAACTCTTGTTTCTTGATTTAAGTAATAACGGATTAGTTGGTGGTATACCGCCTACGCTTGGCGGCATTTCGTCGCTCAAGGAGCTTGAGTTGTCTTATAACAACCTTAGTGGAGAAATTCCTAGTTCTCTTGGTGACTTACCAAATCTTGATTCCTTTAATGTTTCATTCAACAACCTTTCTGGTCCTGTTCCTGTTAAACTTACTCAAAGATTCAACTCAAGCGCCTTTGCTGGCAATCTTGAACTATGTGGATACAGTCCTACAACCCCTTGTCCCGTTTCACCTTCCTCCGAAGTTCCTCCACCACCGAAAAAACGAGCCCGAAAACTCGGTACCAAAGATATTATTATAATTGCAGCAGGGATCCTCCTCATAATTCTCGTAATAACTTGCTGCATTTTGCTCTGCTGCTtgataagaaaaagaaaaatggtAAAAGAAGCTAAAAAGGGTCAGGCCGCAGGAGCGGCTGCTGCTGCCAAGGGCGAAAAGGGCACTCCTGCCGGTGAAGTCGAAGCAAGTGGAGAAACTGGAGGGAAACTTGTGCATTTTGACGGGCCCATGGTTTTTAGTGCAGATGATCTTTTGTGTGCTACTGCAGAGATAATGGGGAAAAGCACTTATGGAACAGTGTATAAAGCTACGATGGAAGATGGAATTCAAGTTGCAGTGAAGAGATTGAGAGAGAAGATTACTAAAGGGCAAAGGGAATTTGAAACTGAGGTTAATGCACTCGGGAAAATCAGACATCCTAATCTTCTTTCCCTTAGAGCTTACTATTTAGGTCCAAAAGGTGAAAAGTTGTTGGTTTTTGACTACATGCCTAAAGGAAATCTTGCAACTTATTTACATG CTCGTGCCCCGGAAACACCCGTTGGCTGGTCAAATAGAATGAAGATAGCTAAAGGAATGGCGAGAGGGCTGATCTACCTTCACGACAATGTCAACATAATCCATGGAAACCTCACATCAAGCAATGTTCTTCTTGATGAGCACGCAAATGCGAAGATAGCAGATTTCGGGCTCTCCCGGTTGATGTCGTCTACTACAAACTCAAGCGTTATTGCCACTGCAGGGGCGCTGGGATACCGAGCACCGGAGCTTGTCAAACTCAAGAAGGCCACCACCAAGACTGATGTTTACAGTTTAGGAGTGATCATGTTGGAACTTTTAACCGGGAAGTCCCCGGGAGAGGCAATGAACGGTGGTGATTTGCCTCAATGGGTTGCCTCCATTGTGAAAGAGGAGTGGACTAATGAAGTTTTTGATCTTGAACTGATGAGGGATGCCTCAGTAATTGGTGATGAGTTGTTGAATACTCTGAAACTGGCATTACATTGCGTGGATCCTTCGCCCTCGGCTCGACCAGAGGCGAGTCAGATTATGCAGCAACTGGAAGAGATTAGACCAGAAACGGCTACAAGTTCAGGTGATGACGCTGGAGCAGTACCATCACCTAGTGATTGA